In Streptomyces sp. SID8374, one genomic interval encodes:
- a CDS encoding DUF6085 family protein encodes MPDVQGHCPACGATSLFLGEGGHVTCARIECPNPCAADDLLHGGEEALVHALGGDRTARVIAYNLHCHGHSLADARRMTDEEFRAVPGIGHTSLRRIRRAFPAQQPRLLDCGFCYEEQGEEVHPHPECAIGSTARQQPPVVATARVHVDVATPTTAYLTEFERAQAVARAEEAEAVIRRVRDASAFIRATTRTWDPVADIIDAALDEDGDPVHARVALAVRTVLNQDLPGDMGGHVATAVLAVLRKETGDA; translated from the coding sequence ATGCCTGATGTTCAGGGTCATTGCCCGGCGTGTGGTGCCACCAGTCTGTTCCTCGGCGAGGGCGGACACGTCACCTGCGCCCGCATCGAATGCCCTAACCCGTGCGCCGCTGACGACCTGCTGCACGGTGGCGAGGAGGCGCTCGTGCATGCGCTGGGTGGCGACCGGACCGCGCGCGTCATCGCCTACAACCTGCACTGCCACGGGCACTCCCTCGCCGACGCACGCCGCATGACCGACGAGGAGTTCCGGGCCGTGCCCGGCATCGGCCACACGTCCCTCAGGCGCATCCGGCGGGCGTTCCCAGCGCAGCAGCCCCGCCTTCTCGACTGCGGGTTCTGCTACGAGGAGCAGGGCGAGGAGGTTCACCCGCACCCGGAGTGCGCCATCGGAAGCACCGCTCGTCAGCAGCCGCCCGTTGTAGCCACGGCACGTGTTCACGTGGACGTAGCCACCCCCACGACGGCGTACCTGACGGAGTTCGAGCGCGCCCAGGCTGTGGCGCGCGCTGAGGAGGCCGAGGCCGTCATCCGGCGGGTACGCGACGCCTCCGCCTTCATCCGGGCCACCACCCGCACATGGGACCCCGTAGCCGACATCATCGACGCCGCCCTCGACGAGGACGGGGACCCCGTACACGCCCGCGTCGCCCTGGCCGTGCGTACCGTGCTGAACCAGGATCTCCCCGGCGACATGGGCGGACACGTAGCCACAGCAGTGCTGGCCGTACTCCGCAAGGAGACCGGCGATGCCTGA
- a CDS encoding glycosyl hydrolase family 28-related protein: MRHLFGGSTSDYAMERVGNQLLVRPGATGTIWDAASDGTQITDLTDLAGTPISTVTADGDGAVAFFGPDGITHLYMDFGYGRRYAAAAVDLGTILQDHLALKDLPGGWPSLDPGGRVPAGRLPSVLDWQFVTDHGALGDGAADDTTAIKAAITACPVGGVVYFPAGRYKVSATLDLPPGITLLGTHSNLMIGPGMTEADYPCWIEAAVPFTGSSVLQIIGEDDGTHPAINGEQRLFNLMIDGSQITGSVDGLYAKGNVQNVVMRDVCIRRMPNNGIITGQAGGIRPYSWRLHNVMINRCTSNGILLNGNTDLTLDDVQVLGCQAQGIVLTNCTNAQLAGCRVEWCGSHGYRITGAWGDWQGSGGMQMTGCSTDRNGQHGVFVDATGNTPILITGLMTRRDGRNGGTGGGGFAGLAVVGATVPVTVNGVTCYPGVDDGGGSTNSPQYGVRLSGASTVLLDDAYLHAASGGLFDDGTNTTVRLGSSITTVRGATTVAARTARPRSAGELGVYVPDGWGKFWRAKRDAAGTGKARIIAVGDSVTKGYYCSDLVSKSYVGILRTALQSAYGDGGSGLYSVNRTPAIIGAKPEAIAAWQANQSIATTTGTWTDTVLWYGPGISSIYATAAATATFTVRGSTIKIYTLAGVNTPNAGYTYAIDGAAAVAVADPGLSSASVRTQTITGLSAGTHTVVISYNGSAGARLQLIGVAGERDTGVIVDNAGRSGAQTSHYFVSGTGNTLWHGGTSQPADLVIYALGLNDANQNVTLDAWAANVYSTLNTIKGTGTGATDLLLVMQHRGNFAGTIYSQYGARMRGIAEEYGAALVNLWPMGQNNYAYWQGLGYWGDQATPGAAGSSDSVHPSDAGHAYIASKLLPLLMT; encoded by the coding sequence ATGCGCCACCTCTTCGGGGGCTCTACGTCCGATTACGCCATGGAGCGAGTCGGGAACCAGCTCCTGGTCCGCCCCGGAGCTACGGGCACCATCTGGGATGCGGCTTCCGACGGCACCCAGATCACTGACCTCACCGACCTGGCAGGCACACCCATCAGCACCGTCACTGCCGACGGCGACGGGGCTGTTGCGTTCTTCGGACCCGACGGCATCACCCACCTGTACATGGATTTCGGATACGGGCGCCGCTACGCCGCCGCCGCAGTGGACCTGGGGACCATCCTCCAGGACCACCTGGCCCTCAAGGACCTGCCCGGCGGCTGGCCATCCCTGGACCCTGGGGGCAGGGTGCCGGCGGGCCGCCTGCCGTCGGTGCTGGACTGGCAATTCGTGACCGACCACGGGGCGCTGGGTGACGGAGCCGCGGACGACACGACCGCCATCAAGGCGGCGATCACCGCATGCCCGGTCGGTGGAGTTGTGTACTTCCCTGCCGGCCGTTACAAGGTGTCGGCGACTCTTGACCTGCCGCCGGGGATCACCCTGTTGGGAACCCACTCGAACCTGATGATCGGCCCGGGGATGACGGAGGCCGACTACCCGTGCTGGATCGAGGCCGCCGTGCCGTTCACCGGGTCGAGTGTGCTCCAGATCATCGGAGAGGACGATGGTACCCACCCGGCGATCAACGGCGAGCAGCGCCTGTTCAACCTGATGATCGACGGGTCTCAGATCACCGGGTCGGTGGATGGGTTGTATGCGAAGGGCAACGTGCAGAACGTTGTGATGCGCGATGTGTGCATCCGGCGTATGCCGAACAACGGGATCATCACCGGGCAGGCGGGCGGGATCCGCCCGTACTCGTGGCGCCTCCATAACGTCATGATCAACCGGTGTACGAGCAACGGCATCCTGCTCAACGGCAACACCGACCTCACCCTCGACGACGTACAGGTACTCGGCTGCCAGGCGCAGGGCATCGTCCTCACCAACTGCACAAACGCCCAGCTCGCTGGCTGCCGGGTGGAGTGGTGCGGCTCCCACGGGTACCGCATCACCGGGGCGTGGGGGGACTGGCAGGGCTCCGGTGGCATGCAGATGACCGGCTGCTCCACGGACCGCAATGGGCAGCACGGCGTGTTCGTGGACGCCACGGGTAACACCCCCATCCTCATCACTGGGCTCATGACTCGCCGCGACGGCCGCAACGGCGGCACCGGTGGCGGCGGGTTCGCCGGTTTGGCTGTGGTGGGGGCGACGGTGCCGGTCACGGTGAACGGGGTGACGTGCTACCCAGGGGTGGATGACGGCGGGGGGTCGACGAACAGCCCCCAGTACGGGGTACGCCTGTCCGGGGCTTCCACGGTGCTCCTGGATGACGCCTACCTGCATGCCGCGTCGGGCGGGCTGTTCGACGACGGGACGAACACAACGGTTCGCCTGGGGTCGTCGATCACCACCGTGCGGGGGGCGACCACGGTTGCGGCTCGCACTGCCCGGCCCCGTTCGGCGGGGGAGCTGGGTGTGTATGTCCCGGACGGGTGGGGGAAGTTCTGGCGGGCGAAGCGTGACGCTGCTGGTACGGGCAAGGCCCGGATCATCGCGGTGGGCGACTCGGTGACGAAGGGGTACTACTGCTCCGACCTAGTCTCCAAGAGCTACGTCGGAATCCTGCGTACCGCCCTTCAGTCGGCTTATGGGGATGGCGGCAGCGGCCTGTACTCGGTGAACCGCACCCCCGCGATCATCGGGGCCAAGCCTGAAGCGATCGCCGCCTGGCAGGCCAACCAGTCCATCGCCACCACGACCGGCACATGGACCGACACCGTTCTGTGGTACGGGCCGGGCATCAGCAGCATCTACGCCACCGCCGCAGCCACCGCTACCTTCACCGTGCGCGGCTCCACAATCAAGATCTACACGCTGGCGGGGGTCAACACCCCGAACGCCGGCTACACCTACGCGATCGATGGGGCTGCCGCTGTGGCCGTGGCGGATCCGGGGCTGAGCTCGGCGTCGGTCCGAACCCAGACCATCACCGGCTTGTCTGCTGGTACGCACACGGTGGTGATCTCGTACAACGGGTCTGCTGGTGCTCGCCTTCAGTTGATCGGGGTGGCGGGGGAGCGGGACACGGGTGTGATCGTCGATAATGCCGGGCGGAGCGGTGCGCAGACGTCGCACTACTTCGTGTCAGGCACGGGGAACACGTTGTGGCACGGTGGGACGTCGCAGCCTGCCGACCTGGTGATTTACGCGCTGGGGCTGAACGACGCGAACCAGAACGTCACCCTCGACGCGTGGGCGGCGAACGTGTACTCGACGCTGAACACCATCAAGGGCACGGGTACCGGGGCCACGGATCTGCTGCTGGTGATGCAGCATCGCGGGAATTTCGCGGGGACGATTTACTCGCAGTACGGGGCCCGGATGCGGGGGATCGCCGAGGAGTACGGGGCGGCCCTTGTCAATCTGTGGCCGATGGGTCAGAACAACTACGCGTACTGGCAGGGGTTGGGCTACTGGGGTGATCAGGCCACCCCTGGGGCGGCGGGTTCCTCGGATTCGGTGCACCCGTCGGATGCGGGGCATGCCTACATTGCCAGCAAGCTCCTGCCGCTGCTGATGACCTGA
- a CDS encoding siphovirus ReqiPepy6 Gp37-like family protein — MTSTALRVYVRNSTLERIGQVDDYTSLTVIPRYNAIGSYVLEISADSGKANLLAEGNGLIIRTADGTLVDSGPIRTVDWSRSKDDSGAGKLTVGGVSDTEVLARYTCWPAPGSAIGAQADAVYKISGAVAETAMRTLVNVNAGPGALASRRNALLTLATNGNRGPTITRQLNQFDSLLAVLTDIANAAGLGFRVVQVGSNLQFQVYAPVDRSGTARFAFNFGNLTDADYSTTPPTCTRALVVAGGQSSPRQCKAYDRADPLYPGLMMEQFVDLTSVDTASVDLAAQMDQAAEEALSAGAGQGSLAISPIDIPQLRYGRDYQVGDTASAKVRDSWMTDVVREVTLTCTASDGTTVKATVGSSDGDGTVARIYKFLAQLKRDMGRVKTRKAA; from the coding sequence ATGACCAGTACCGCACTCCGCGTCTACGTCCGCAACTCCACTCTGGAGCGCATCGGGCAGGTAGACGACTACACCAGCCTCACCGTCATCCCTCGCTACAACGCCATCGGGTCCTACGTGCTGGAGATCTCCGCCGACTCCGGGAAAGCGAACCTGCTGGCCGAGGGCAACGGGCTGATCATCCGCACCGCCGACGGGACCCTCGTCGACTCCGGGCCGATCCGTACCGTGGACTGGTCTCGCTCCAAGGACGACTCGGGGGCCGGGAAACTCACTGTCGGGGGAGTGTCCGACACCGAGGTACTGGCCCGCTACACCTGCTGGCCCGCGCCGGGCAGCGCAATCGGCGCCCAGGCGGACGCGGTGTACAAGATCAGCGGCGCGGTGGCGGAGACGGCGATGCGGACCCTCGTCAACGTCAACGCCGGACCTGGGGCATTGGCGTCGCGCAGGAACGCGCTCCTCACGCTCGCCACCAACGGCAACCGCGGGCCGACGATCACCCGGCAGCTCAACCAGTTCGACAGCCTCCTCGCCGTCCTTACCGACATCGCGAACGCGGCCGGGCTCGGGTTCCGCGTCGTCCAGGTCGGGAGCAACCTCCAGTTCCAGGTGTACGCACCCGTCGACCGGTCCGGGACCGCCCGGTTCGCGTTCAACTTCGGGAACCTCACCGACGCCGACTACTCGACCACACCGCCTACCTGCACGCGGGCCCTAGTCGTCGCCGGTGGCCAGTCCTCACCACGCCAGTGCAAGGCCTACGACAGGGCCGACCCTCTCTATCCCGGGTTGATGATGGAGCAGTTCGTCGACCTCACCTCGGTCGACACCGCCTCCGTCGACCTGGCGGCCCAGATGGACCAGGCCGCCGAAGAGGCCCTCAGTGCTGGCGCAGGCCAAGGCTCTTTGGCGATCAGCCCGATCGACATTCCGCAGCTGCGCTACGGGCGGGACTACCAGGTCGGCGACACCGCGTCCGCGAAGGTCCGTGACTCGTGGATGACCGACGTGGTCCGCGAGGTCACCCTCACCTGCACAGCCAGTGACGGCACCACCGTGAAGGCCACTGTCGGATCGAGTGACGGCGACGGCACGGTGGCCCGCATCTACAAGTTCCTTGCCCAGCTCAAACGAGACATGGGCAGAGTCAAGACCAGGAAGGCCGCCTGA
- a CDS encoding phage tail domain-containing protein — translation MPILVASTLPPEEQQPPWEWPQRLIEMPLVSFTDPGGVTTMLTDWERGWVVQPGAKGLDMPGYAMATDESPGIDGYEVRQVRAEGKTITLPVAFWANDSRAAYKARRRALVRSLNPKRGQGTLTLTEPDGATRSIGVRYQDGMEGDESLDAAGARWCITALVFAVPSPYWTGGEVTTEWRNGTGGDFFPFLPLTVGDSQVLGSVTVDNDGDDDAHPVWTIKGPATSVTLTNVTTGQTLAMTRTITGADTIVIDTRDRRQTALLNGVTNLWPNLSNASALWPLETGVNQLTLTVAGSTSATSVRMTYQPRYLAS, via the coding sequence ATGCCGATCCTCGTAGCCTCAACGCTCCCGCCCGAGGAGCAGCAGCCGCCTTGGGAGTGGCCGCAACGCCTGATCGAGATGCCCCTGGTGTCCTTCACGGACCCCGGTGGTGTGACGACGATGCTCACCGACTGGGAACGCGGATGGGTCGTCCAGCCCGGCGCCAAGGGGCTGGACATGCCCGGGTACGCCATGGCGACCGACGAGTCCCCGGGGATCGACGGGTACGAGGTGCGGCAGGTCCGCGCCGAGGGGAAAACGATCACCCTGCCGGTGGCTTTCTGGGCCAACGACAGCAGGGCTGCCTACAAGGCCCGGCGTCGGGCGCTGGTCCGTTCCCTCAACCCCAAGCGCGGCCAAGGCACCCTCACCCTCACCGAGCCCGACGGGGCCACCCGCAGCATTGGCGTCCGCTACCAGGACGGCATGGAAGGCGACGAATCCCTGGATGCCGCAGGTGCCCGCTGGTGCATCACCGCGCTGGTGTTCGCCGTCCCGTCCCCGTACTGGACCGGGGGAGAGGTCACCACCGAGTGGCGGAACGGTACGGGCGGCGACTTCTTCCCGTTCCTGCCGCTGACCGTCGGCGACTCCCAGGTACTCGGCTCCGTCACGGTGGACAACGACGGCGACGACGACGCGCACCCCGTGTGGACGATCAAGGGCCCGGCGACCTCGGTCACCCTCACCAACGTGACGACCGGGCAGACCCTCGCCATGACCCGCACCATCACCGGTGCCGACACGATCGTCATCGACACCCGCGACCGCCGCCAGACCGCCCTCCTCAACGGGGTCACGAACCTCTGGCCCAACCTCTCCAACGCCTCAGCCCTGTGGCCTCTGGAGACCGGCGTCAACCAGCTCACCCTCACCGTCGCCGGCTCTACGTCGGCGACCTCGGTCCGTATGACGTACCAACCCCGCTACTTGGCTTCCTGA